In a single window of the Necator americanus strain Aroian chromosome X, whole genome shotgun sequence genome:
- a CDS encoding hypothetical protein (NECATOR_CHRX.G22286.T1), which translates to MVLCDKKVPVRLKSKIYRTVVRPVALYGCECWPTTKALERVLHAMEMRMLRWTIGVTLKEKVSNDTVRSIFGIVPITEKMNEARLRWFGEVLRREEDSVAKTVLKLDVSGVRPRGRPKIRLLDRVKLDMIDERLCAADAMDRTKWKTRSRKADPATTRDKR; encoded by the coding sequence atggtactgtgcgacaagaaagtccctgttcgactgaagtcgaagatctacaggacggttgtgcgtcctgttgccctttacggatgcgagtgctggccgacgacgaaagccttggaaagagtgctgcacgctatggagatgcggatgttgaggtggacgataggtgtaacgctaaaagagaaagtatccaacgataCTGTACGTTCCATCTTCGGcatcgtcccgataactgagaagatgaatgaggcgcgactgagatggtttggtgaagtcttgcggcgggaggaagattctgttgccaaaaccgttctgaagctcgacgtttcaggagtgaggccgcgtgggaggccaaagattcgcttgttagaccgtgtgaaactggatatgatagatgaaCGTTTATGtgcggctgatgcaatggatagaacaaaatggaagacaagaagcagaaaagcggaccctgcaacaacgcgggacaaacgctag
- a CDS encoding hypothetical protein (NECATOR_CHRX.G22284.T2), with protein MTYVPADVWKLLGDRGSMWLATLFNEIVAEGRTPDVWQTSVTVPVWKGKENIAECTSYRPIRLLCHTMKVFERVLEARLRKIVSVSLNQCGFVKDRSTIDAIHAVRILLEKHREKNRSVHLAFLDLKKAFDRVPHELLWMSTRSHRVPEEYVR; from the coding sequence atgacatatgtacctgctgatgtctggaagctgctaggagatcgagggtccatgtggctcgcaactctatttaacgaaatcgttgcagaaggacggactccagacgtttggcaaacttccgtgaccgtgcccgtttggaaagggaaagaaaacattgctgaatgcacctcgtacaggcctatacgactgctgtgccatacgatgaaggtttttgagcgtgtgctggaagctcgtctgaggaaaattgttagtgtttcactcaaccagtgcggctttgtgaaggaccgcagcactatagatgctatccatgctgtccgaatcctcttggagaaacatcgagagaagaaccgcagtgtgcatcttgcttttctcgatctcaagaaagctttcgaccgtgtcccacatgagctgttatggatgtccacgaggtcgcatagagtaccagaagaatatgtgcggtag
- a CDS encoding hypothetical protein (NECATOR_CHRX.G22283.T1) gives MLCTGDSLERLQVKGIRRWLQAHLPRHIKSQWLGIILNESFRNSVTVVDRLIAAKVDTGEVELRVVFAYAPQAGCIEEEKASFWEDLEQYVQSLEDEEVLLIGGDFNGHVGSRKDGFESCHGGYGYGARNDDGWRTLEYAVASDLIIANTQYRKRKSHLITYTSGGRETQIDFWMLRRRDRRLLQDSKVIPTDHVAAQHDLLVMDLKISRPRKRHPRTETQRIKWWNLKDRKEVFFASVAPSTLPHPTRSVEEMWSSTSSVIRLIEENTRRKTTLGKPKVQKATWFRNEEV, from the coding sequence atgttgtgtacaggagactcgctggaaaggctccaagttaagggaattaggcgatggctacaagctcatctaccacggcacatcaaatcgcaatggctgggtatcatattgaacgagtcatTTAGAAACAGCGTCACAGTAGTGGATCGCCTGATAGCTGCAAAAGTAgacacaggagaagtggaattgcgagtcgtctttgcttatgcgccacaggcgGGCTGtattgaagaagagaaggcaagcttttgggaggatctggagcagtacgtccagtCCCTGGAAGacgaagaagtacttttaatcggaggagacttcaacggacatgtcggttctcggaaagacggattcgagagttgtcatggtggatacggctatggagctcgtaacgacgacgggtgGCGAaccctggagtatgctgttgcaagtgacttgatcatcgctaacacgcagtatcggaaaagaaaatcgcatttgatcacgtacaccagcggcggtcgtgaaacacaaatagatttctggatgttacgccgacgagatcgccgacttctgcaggattcaaaagtcatccctacagaccatgttgCTGCCCAACACgatctgctcgttatggacttgaaaatctcccgtccaaggaagagacatccgaggactgaaacacagcgcatcaaatggtggaatctgaaggatcgaaaggaggtatttttcgcgtccgtggctccatctacacttccccaccctactcgtagtgtggaggaaatgtggtcgtctacttccagcgttatacgcttgatcGAGGAAAACACTCGgagaaagacgactctaggtaagcccaaggtacaaaaggctacgtggtttcggaacgaggaagtttag
- a CDS encoding hypothetical protein (NECATOR_CHRX.G22285.T1): MDTITKEIQKQHPWTLLFANDVMLASESRDDLQKQVQSWKDQLQQYGLRLNTSETEYMECGTRIEDGSICVDGTELNKVNCFKYLGSKVTSTGDIDQEGRARVNAAWMK; encoded by the coding sequence atggacacgataacgaaggaaatccagaagcagcatccgtggacccTACTCTTTGCcaacgatgtcatgctcgcgtcggagtctcgagatgatcttcagaaacaagtacagtcctggaaggatcagctgcagcaatatggattgcgcctcaacacatcagaaactgagtacatggagtgcggaacaaggatagaggatggttcaatttgtgtcgatggcaccgaattaaacaaggtgaactgtttcaagtaccttggatccaaagtgacttccacaggcgacattgatcaagaaggtcgagcacgtgttaatgctgcatggatgaaatag
- a CDS encoding hypothetical protein (NECATOR_CHRX.G22288.T1) yields MAATAGAHSFRRLTLHNLYNPGPPRRKSSTAVGALTCSSPTATTTPLVSLYLYQNPPSRPPSRPPSRPPSTPTRLSRHNTARSDAGKQ; encoded by the coding sequence ATGGCGGCCACCGCGGGTGCTCACTCGTTCCGTCGTCTCACTCTTCATAACCTATATAATCCAGGACCACCGCGCAGAAAATCAAGCACTGCGGTTGGTGCCCTCACCTGCAGCTCACCCACTGCAACCACAACTCCTCTAGTCTCGCTATACCTCTATCAAAATCCACCATCCAGACCTCCGTCTAGACCTCCCAGCAGACCTCCAAGCACTCCAACTCGGCTTTCCCGACACAATACTGCCAGATCTGATGCGGGTAAGCAGTGA
- a CDS encoding hypothetical protein (NECATOR_CHRX.G22284.T1), which translates to MWLATLFNEIVAEGRTPDVWQTSVTVPVWKGKENIAECTSYRPIRLLCHTMKVFERVLEARLRKIVSVSLNQCGFVKDRSTIDAIHAVRILLEKHREKNRSVHLAFLDLKKAFDRVPHELLWMSTRSHRVPEEYVR; encoded by the coding sequence atgtggctcgcaactctatttaacgaaatcgttgcagaaggacggactccagacgtttggcaaacttccgtgaccgtgcccgtttggaaagggaaagaaaacattgctgaatgcacctcgtacaggcctatacgactgctgtgccatacgatgaaggtttttgagcgtgtgctggaagctcgtctgaggaaaattgttagtgtttcactcaaccagtgcggctttgtgaaggaccgcagcactatagatgctatccatgctgtccgaatcctcttggagaaacatcgagagaagaaccgcagtgtgcatcttgcttttctcgatctcaagaaagctttcgaccgtgtcccacatgagctgttatggatgtccacgaggtcgcatagagtaccagaagaatatgtgcggtag